One stretch of Halovulum dunhuangense DNA includes these proteins:
- a CDS encoding sodium:calcium antiporter — LTIVAVGTSMPEFVTSVVAGLKRQGDVAFGNIVGSNIYNILGIGGATALIAPGAVPAEIVSFDNLVMIGVSVVLVAFAWTGLRIARWEGAALLVGYGIYLYAIWP; from the coding sequence TTGACCATCGTCGCGGTCGGCACATCGATGCCCGAATTCGTGACCTCGGTGGTCGCGGGCCTGAAACGGCAGGGCGACGTCGCCTTCGGCAACATCGTCGGATCGAACATCTACAACATCCTTGGCATCGGCGGCGCGACCGCCCTGATCGCGCCCGGAGCAGTGCCGGCCGAGATCGTCAGCTTCGACAACCTCGTGATGATCGGCGTCTCGGTGGTGCTGGTTGCCTTCGCATGGACCGGCTTGCGGATAGCGCGCTGGGAAGGTGCAGCACTGCTGGTTGGATACGGGATCTATCTCTATGCGATCTGGCCCTGA